GTGCGTTTCTGCCGGATCGGGTCTCCGAGGAGCATCAGCGCCTGCTGATGGAGCTCGCCGGACGGGCGCCGTCCCAGCTGAACAGCCAGCCGTGGCGGTTCGTGCTCATTGAGGAGCGCGACACGATCGAGCAGATCGCGCGCATCAGCGGCGAGTCCATGACGGAGGCGATGTCGAACGGCACCTTCTTCGAGCGGTACAAGCCGTACTTCCGGTTCAGCCGGGAAGAGATGGAGCGCCGCCGCGACGGCATGCTGTTCGACCGGTTGCCGGCGCCGCTTCGCCCCTTCACCAATCAGGTGTTCACGAGCCGCGGCCAGAAGCTGATGAACACACTGCGAGTGCCGCAGACCCTGGGAGCGGAGAATCGTAAGCTCGTGGCGGGATCCCCGTTGCTCCTCGGTGTGATGCTCGATCGCTCGGAGTACCGGCCCGGGCAGCTCTCGTCGTTCTACTCGGTGTTCAGCATGGGCGCGGCGATGGAGAACGTGTGGCTCGCGACGGTCGAACTCGGCATGGGGATCCAGTTCATCTCGTTCCCGATGGAGGTGCCGGGCCGGTGGGACGAGATCGTCACCCTGCTCGACGTGCCAGACGACCTCGAACTCATGGCGGTGTATCGCCTGGGCTACCTCCCGCCGGAGCAGCGGCGCCCGCCGATCGACTGGACCAGCAGTCAGCGGCGGCTCCCGTCGCAGTACGTGTTCCGCGGCACGTGCGCGACGCCGCAGCAGGGCTGGGACGACGTGGATTCGGGATCGGAGGGGCCGGAGTAGACGGGGCTTTCGGGGCGGGGCTGGCTTTCGGAGGACGGTGGGCCGTCAGAGCACCTCAAGATCCGAGGTCGCGGGGCCCTCGAGCAGCCGGCCTGCGGCGTCGAACCGAGACCCGTGCAGCGGGCAATCCCAGCTGCGCTCCGCGGAGTTCCACGTCACGATGCCGCCGAGGTGCGGGCACGTGGCAGACACGGTGCACACCCGGCCGTCGACGGTCGATACCGCGGCGGGCGTGAGGTGCCGATTTCCGACGACGCCCTCGCCCTCGGCCGGGGGGTCCTCCGGCAGCGGGTGGAGCTCGGCCGACACCCAGCCCTGCGCGAGTTCACCGCCGACCTCGGCCGAGAGTGCCGCGCCGGAGGCGAGATCCCGAACCGTCGTGGCGCGGTCGCGGAGTGTCTCGGCCCAGGGCATCTGGCCCTCGAGCACCTCCGCCGCGAGGCTCAGGGCGGCGGCGACCGCGTTGGTCATGCCCCACTTGTTGTAGCCGGTGGCGTAGGCGACCGTGCGGCCGCTGCGCGGGAGCCAGCCCACGTACGGCACCCGATGGATCGGCTCGTAGTCCTGCGCAGACCAGGCGTGCGTGCGCACCGCTCCGGGAAAATGCCGCTGGGTCCACGCCTCCAGGTCCGCGACCTTCGCGGCGGTGTCGCGCTCGCGCCCCACCGGGTGGCCGTTGCCGCCGACCACGAGCGCCTCGCCGTCTGCCAGGGGCGCGGTGCGCAGTGATCGGCTCGGCTCGTCGATCGACAGGTACATGCCGCGCGGGATCGGCTGAGACTCGGCGGGCACACGGAAGGCCTGCGCGTACGAGCGGAGCGGACGGAGCTTCGCGAAGGCGAGACCGCGGTCGAGGATCGGCGTGCCGGTGGCGAGCACCACGATCGAGGCGAAGAGCTCGCCCCCCGAGGTCTCGACGGTGGCGGGAGATCCGGACCGCACGCCGGTCACCCGGGTGCGCTCCACGATGGTCCCGCCGTGTCGCCGCACGTCGTCGGCGAGCGTGCGGAGCACGTCCATCGGGTCGAACTGCGCCTGGTCGGCGAGGCGGATGCCGGCGCGGGTGCGGAACGGGAGCCCCACGTCGTCCAGGCGCTCGACGTCGAGGCCCGCGATGCGGCACGCCTCGAACTCGTCGTCGATCGACGCGATCCCGTCGGATGTCGCGGCGTAGGTGAACGCGTCGCGCTGCTGCACCGGCACGCCGTGCGACTCCAGGTAGCGCAGCAGCCAGCTCTGACCCTCGCGATTCCCCTCGACGTACGCCTGCAGCATGGTGCTCGAGTGGTGCGACAGGATCTCGGAGGCGACCTGCCCCTGCAGCAGACTGAGTTTGCCCGTCGTGTTGCCGGTGGCGACGGCGCCCACGGTGCGGGACTCGAGCACCGTGACGGAGCGCCCCGCGCGGGCGAGCAGCAGCGCGGTCGTGAGCCCCGTGAGACCGGCGCCCACGACGACGGCGTCGACCTGCGCACCGGGTTCCAGCAGATCCGAGGGTCCGGTCGGTTCGGCTCCTGCGGTGTCGATCCACAGCGACCCCATCGTCACTCGCCTCCCGCGTTCGGACCGTCGATTCGGATCCTGGTCACGAGCGCGCTCAGGGCGGCCTCGATCGACTGGGTCATGACCTCGATCGGTTCTCCGGCGAACCGGTGCCCCTCGACCACGACCCCGCCCCGGGCCGTGTACGTCGCGAGGAAGACCGTGCCGGGCGGCTGGTGCTCGTCGGGGCCCGGGCCCCCGACACCGGTGAGCGCCGCGGTGCAGTCGGCCCCGAGCCGCTCGGCGACCGTGCGCGCCATTGCCTCCGCCGTCTCCGGGGTGACGACGGGGCCTCGGGGTGACTCGAGGAGTCCGTATTTCACCTCCGGGTGGTAGGCCACGATCCCGCCGCGGAACCAGTCCCCGGCGCTCGGCGCTGAGGCGAGGGCTGCGGCCAGTTGACCGCCCGTCAGCGATTCCGCGACGGCGATCCGGCACCCGACGTGGTCGGCGAGCTCGCTCAGCTGCTCGACCCATTCGTCCACTCGCGGAGTGAGTGCCGATCCCGCCATTGCGACCTCCGTCGTGTCGTCCGCGCGGCCCTCGTCGGTGAGCCGCGATGCCGACTGTGGTTGACGAGACGCCCCTCACCACCGAGTGCGTATGGGGTACTGGGATGAGAGACGCCTCAGCGCGAGCGTAGCCGGGCCGGGCGTCGAGCACAGGACCATTGACGTGCGGGGGCGGGGGCGTTACCGTGATCGGCTCGGATCTCTCCCTCACGCATCTGGGGCGCATAGGAGATGGACTGGGCGTGGAGGTGGCGGGCAGGTGTGTTTCACAGCAACAGCGCTCGTCCTATCTATTTGTATACTTCCGTGCGACCCTAGCGCCATGGGGTACTTGCTGTACGGCGGTCGTGAATACGAGTTCGAGGATCGATGGCTCGCCCACCTGAAGGCGGCGGTGGGGACGAAATTCCGACGGCACGAGAGCTTCTTCATGAGCTGGAAGGTGGATCCGGTCGACGGCAGCGGGCGCATCTCGCTGTGGATGGATCCGAGCCAGCCGATCGGCTTCCGGTTTTCGGGGAGCAAACCGCCGAAGCTGAACAAGGAGTGGTTGCAGGTGCTCGTCGAGCTCGCGGGCACGCACCGCGGACTCATCGCCGTCTCCGAGAAGGACGCGGCGGCGTACGCGGAGGAGCAGCGGGCGTTGCATGCGTCGCAGGCGGCGTCGGTCTAGCTCAGCTCTTTCTCGCTACTCCCTCCTCCCTCCTCCCTCCTCCCTCAGTCGCCCTCGAGGATCTGCCGCACGAGCTCTCGCACCTCGTCATCGGGCAGTTCGATGCGGGCCTCCGTGAGGCGACGGCGGAGCATGGCGTCGACCTCGGTCGGATCGACGCCGCTCGCGGTATCCCGCACTTCGACGACGATGGTCGCCACCGTGTCGACGTCGGCGGCACCGTGCGCGTCGAGGTCGCGGAGCTCCTTCGCCTGATCCCGGTCGAGCGGCGCGTCGGTCATGATCCGCTCACCTCGGGTCGCCCGCGCTGCGCGGGTGACGACGAGACATCCTCGCCCAGCTCCTCGAGGGCTTCGGCGGGGGAGAGGCCTGCGGTCTCGGTATCTGGTTCGTGCTCCGGATCGACGGCGTGCTCCTGGTCGCGATGTGCGGTCTCCACGAGCTCGTGGTCCTCATCGATCTCTTCGTTCGGTACTCCGGTGTCTGACATGTGTCGTCTCCTTTTCGTGCTCGGAGTGGCTGTGCGGACTCCCGAGTGTAGGCAGCTGGCGACGATCCCTCACCGGGGTTGATGTGACGGTGCTCAGTGGCTACGGTGCCCGTCTCCCGCGTGAGCGCAATGACACGCTACGGCGGGCCAGGTGGTGCAGTTGCGTTCACTCGAGGGGTGCTGCGGCACCACGCAGTGCCCGCGCACCCAGGGGCGCGGGCAGGATCCCGGATCTATCGGCGCACTCAGCCCCTGTGCTAGGTTTCGCAGCATGACGCATCCCGATCAGACCTCGGCCGGCGACACTTCCGCAGCGGACAAGCGACGTGCCACGCGCGCGATCATCGCGATCATCATCGCGATCGCGGCGCTCGCGTTCGTCTTCTCGAACGTGGCACCCGCGACGCTGCGGTTCCTGTTCATGGAGTTCACCATGCCGGCCTGGGCGTGGTTCCTCGCCGTGCTGCTCGCGGGGGTGGTCATCGGGTCGCTGTTCCCGTGGTTCCGCCCGAAGAAGAAGCGCTAGCTGCCGGATCAGTCGGCGCACTCGAGCCGCGCCATCCCCGGGAGACGGCGGTCACGTCGCGACTGAAGCCCGCGCCGAGCACCATGCCGATCGCGATCGCGATGAGTGAGCCGAAGGTGCGCAGGATCGTGTCGCTCGCCCCGCTCGTGCCGGCCGCGGCCTCGCTGACCCCGATGAAGCCCATGGCGCCCGGAACGAGCAGCCAGTAGGCGCACGTCAGCATGATCGAGGCGGGTGGTGCCGCCCGGAAGCGCGCGGCGAGGTAGGCCGCGGGAACGGCGACCGCGGCGCCGATCAGCCCCGACAACTCGGCCCCGAGGAGGAGGTTGCCGAGCAGCTGCGCGGCGTACGCGACCACGAGGGCGTAGAGGATCCACGGGAGGGATCGGCGCGGCGCCGACGAGAAGAAGTAGTACCCCAGGCTGACGAGCGCGATCCCGACCCACGGCGCCCAGCTGCCGAGTTGCTCGGGTGCGGTCGTGACGGCGGGGGAGCCGGCCACCGAGATCCCGGCGTAGACGCCGAAGGCGAGGAGCCCGAGACGCGCGATGCCGTAGACGAGCCGGCTCGCACCGGCCATGATCTGGCCGGAGGTCAGCTCGACGGCCGCGATCGCCAGGGTGAGCCCGGGCAGGAACGACACGAGCGAGGGCGCGACGAGACGCACCACGTCGTCGTGCACGAGCGGGCGCACGAGCCAGGCGATGACGACGGTGGCGGCGAAGGCGGTGAACACCGGGAGGATCAGCGAGAGCGTCGGAGCCCGCGCAGCGAGCAGCAGGATCACCCCGACGATCGCGCCGAGGATCGCGTAGACGGGGAGGGCCGTGAGGGTG
Above is a genomic segment from Leucobacter rhizosphaerae containing:
- a CDS encoding CinA family protein — protein: MDEWVEQLSELADHVGCRIAVAESLTGGQLAAALASAPSAGDWFRGGIVAYHPEVKYGLLESPRGPVVTPETAEAMARTVAERLGADCTAALTGVGGPGPDEHQPPGTVFLATYTARGGVVVEGHRFAGEPIEVMTQSIEAALSALVTRIRIDGPNAGGE
- a CDS encoding FAD-dependent oxidoreductase, translating into MGSLWIDTAGAEPTGPSDLLEPGAQVDAVVVGAGLTGLTTALLLARAGRSVTVLESRTVGAVATGNTTGKLSLLQGQVASEILSHHSSTMLQAYVEGNREGQSWLLRYLESHGVPVQQRDAFTYAATSDGIASIDDEFEACRIAGLDVERLDDVGLPFRTRAGIRLADQAQFDPMDVLRTLADDVRRHGGTIVERTRVTGVRSGSPATVETSGGELFASIVVLATGTPILDRGLAFAKLRPLRSYAQAFRVPAESQPIPRGMYLSIDEPSRSLRTAPLADGEALVVGGNGHPVGRERDTAAKVADLEAWTQRHFPGAVRTHAWSAQDYEPIHRVPYVGWLPRSGRTVAYATGYNKWGMTNAVAAALSLAAEVLEGQMPWAETLRDRATTVRDLASGAALSAEVGGELAQGWVSAELHPLPEDPPAEGEGVVGNRHLTPAAVSTVDGRVCTVSATCPHLGGIVTWNSAERSWDCPLHGSRFDAAGRLLEGPATSDLEVL
- a CDS encoding nitroreductase family protein yields the protein MEFLDAVRRRKTTNGAFLPDRVSEEHQRLLMELAGRAPSQLNSQPWRFVLIEERDTIEQIARISGESMTEAMSNGTFFERYKPYFRFSREEMERRRDGMLFDRLPAPLRPFTNQVFTSRGQKLMNTLRVPQTLGAENRKLVAGSPLLLGVMLDRSEYRPGQLSSFYSVFSMGAAMENVWLATVELGMGIQFISFPMEVPGRWDEIVTLLDVPDDLELMAVYRLGYLPPEQRRPPIDWTSSQRRLPSQYVFRGTCATPQQGWDDVDSGSEGPE
- a CDS encoding LapA family protein, which codes for MTHPDQTSAGDTSAADKRRATRAIIAIIIAIAALAFVFSNVAPATLRFLFMEFTMPAWAWFLAVLLAGVVIGSLFPWFRPKKKR
- a CDS encoding threonine/serine ThrE exporter family protein; this encodes MSELIGRFRRAVRALGSDQDTPTAPPTADGVVGMLGAIGPALLAASQATSDIQLTLQGVAARYGRPDLRVFVLPTLVIVEDQSSTPAQTAIFPADTDALRLDQAGAVSHLVRRTSPDRTAPDAVIAEIARIRASPPRFGAVLTVLGHTLLSLGFGLMINPTLTALPVYAILGAIVGVILLLAARAPTLSLILPVFTAFAATVVIAWLVRPLVHDDVVRLVAPSLVSFLPGLTLAIAAVELTSGQIMAGASRLVYGIARLGLLAFGVYAGISVAGSPAVTTAPEQLGSWAPWVGIALVSLGYYFFSSAPRRSLPWILYALVVAYAAQLLGNLLLGAELSGLIGAAVAVPAAYLAARFRAAPPASIMLTCAYWLLVPGAMGFIGVSEAAAGTSGASDTILRTFGSLIAIAIGMVLGAGFSRDVTAVSRGWRGSSAPTDPAASASSSGGTTGTATR